From a single Pseudomonas cremoricolorata genomic region:
- a CDS encoding c-type cytochrome, with protein sequence MNKLFVSLLLTIGVAGAAHAAQPIKGDAAAGQGKTAICGACHNPDGNSLAPNFPKLAGQGERYLEKQLHDIKSGKRQVLEMTGMLAGLSDQDIADIAAYFASQKGSVGAADPQWVERGQALFNGGDLDKGMPACTGCHSPDGAGLALAGFPHLSGQHAQYVSKQLTDFREGNRTNDGDAMTMRSIASKLSNKDIEALSSYIQGLH encoded by the coding sequence ATGAACAAACTATTCGTGAGTCTGCTGTTGACCATTGGTGTCGCCGGCGCAGCCCATGCTGCGCAACCGATCAAGGGCGACGCCGCCGCAGGCCAGGGCAAGACGGCCATCTGCGGCGCCTGCCACAACCCCGACGGTAACAGCCTGGCGCCCAACTTCCCCAAACTCGCCGGCCAGGGCGAGCGCTACCTGGAAAAACAGCTGCACGATATCAAGTCCGGCAAGCGTCAGGTGCTGGAAATGACCGGCATGCTGGCCGGCCTCAGTGACCAGGACATCGCCGACATCGCGGCCTACTTCGCCAGCCAGAAAGGCAGCGTGGGTGCGGCCGATCCGCAGTGGGTGGAACGTGGCCAGGCCCTGTTCAACGGCGGTGACCTCGACAAGGGCATGCCCGCCTGCACCGGCTGCCACTCCCCTGACGGCGCAGGCCTGGCGCTGGCCGGCTTCCCCCACCTGAGCGGCCAGCATGCGCAATACGTGAGCAAGCAGCTCACCGATTTCCGCGAGGGCAACCGCACCAACGATGGCGACGCCATGACCATGCGCTCGATCGCCAGCAAGCTCAGCAACAAGGACATCGAAGCGCTGTCGAGCTACATCCAGGGCCTGCATTAA
- the dsbA gene encoding thiol:disulfide interchange protein DsbA, with protein sequence MRKLILSATLVAASVFGMAGVQAAEPAKAGEQYIELSNPVPVSQPGKIEVVELFWYGCPHCYHFEPTLNPWVSKLPKDVNFKRVPAMFGGPWDAHGQMFLTLEAMGVEQKVHDAVFDAIQNQRKRLTDPQDMADFLATQGVDKDKFLSTFNSFAIKGQVQQAKALAKKYEITGVPSMVVNGKYRFDLGTAGGPDGVLSVADQLIAKERAK encoded by the coding sequence ATGCGTAAACTGATTCTCAGCGCCACGCTGGTCGCCGCCAGCGTATTCGGTATGGCCGGTGTCCAGGCCGCCGAGCCCGCCAAGGCAGGCGAGCAATACATCGAGCTGAGCAACCCTGTTCCCGTATCCCAGCCTGGCAAGATCGAAGTCGTCGAGCTGTTCTGGTACGGCTGCCCGCATTGCTACCACTTCGAGCCGACCCTCAATCCCTGGGTCAGCAAGCTGCCGAAGGACGTCAACTTCAAGCGCGTACCGGCCATGTTCGGCGGTCCATGGGATGCCCACGGCCAGATGTTCCTCACCCTCGAAGCCATGGGCGTCGAGCAGAAAGTGCATGACGCCGTGTTCGACGCCATCCAGAACCAGCGCAAGCGCCTGACCGACCCTCAAGACATGGCTGACTTCCTCGCCACCCAGGGCGTCGACAAGGACAAGTTCCTCTCCACCTTCAACTCGTTCGCCATCAAGGGCCAGGTCCAGCAGGCCAAGGCACTGGCGAAGAAGTATGAAATCACCGGCGTTCCAAGCATGGTGGTCAACGGTAAATACCGCTTCGACCTGGGCACCGCAGGCGGGCCGGATGGCGTGCTGAGCGTGGCCGACCAGCTGATTGCCAAGGAACGCGCCAAATAA
- a CDS encoding endonuclease/exonuclease/phosphatase family protein has product MRRSNPIRGIGLHQPQVNEHHLQATGLPEDGRLRLLSFNIQVGISTERYHHYLTRSWQHLLPHTGRAGNLQKIGQLLADFDLVALQEVDGGSLRSGYVNQVEHLAQLGAFPYWYQQLNRNLGRFAQHSNGVLSRLKPQQLEDHPLPGPSGRGAIVVRFGEGPDALIVVMMHLALGAKTRARQLAYVRELIGGYRHQVLMGDMNTHASDLLEHSPLRDLGLIAPQVEATFPSWRPQRCLDHILLSPSLTLERVEVLAQPISDHLPVAVEIRLPDALTVDTLPVLR; this is encoded by the coding sequence ATGCGCCGGTCCAACCCTATTCGTGGTATCGGCCTGCACCAGCCGCAGGTCAACGAACATCACCTGCAGGCCACCGGTCTGCCGGAAGATGGCCGCCTGCGGCTGCTCAGTTTCAACATTCAGGTGGGCATCAGTACCGAGCGCTACCACCATTATCTAACCCGTAGCTGGCAGCACCTGTTGCCGCACACCGGGCGCGCCGGCAACCTGCAGAAGATCGGCCAGCTACTGGCCGACTTCGACCTGGTGGCGTTGCAGGAAGTCGACGGCGGCAGCCTGCGCTCGGGTTACGTCAACCAGGTCGAGCACCTGGCTCAGCTCGGCGCCTTTCCCTACTGGTACCAGCAGCTCAACCGCAACCTGGGCCGTTTCGCCCAGCACAGCAACGGCGTGCTCAGCCGGCTCAAGCCTCAGCAACTCGAAGATCACCCGCTGCCAGGTCCCTCTGGTCGAGGTGCCATTGTGGTGCGCTTCGGCGAAGGCCCTGATGCCTTGATCGTGGTGATGATGCACCTGGCGCTCGGCGCCAAGACCCGTGCCCGTCAGTTGGCCTACGTGCGTGAACTGATCGGCGGCTACCGCCATCAGGTGCTGATGGGCGACATGAACACCCATGCTTCCGACCTGCTCGAGCACTCGCCTCTGCGCGATCTCGGACTGATCGCGCCGCAGGTCGAAGCGACCTTCCCCAGTTGGCGCCCTCAGCGCTGCCTCGACCACATCCTGCTCAGCCCCAGCCTGACTCTGGAGCGGGTCGAAGTCCTCGCCCAGCCGATTTCCGACCACCTCCCCGTCGCCGTGGAGATTCGTTTGCCTGACGCCCTGACTGTGGATACGCTGCCGGTCTTGCGCTGA
- a CDS encoding GGDEF domain-containing protein: MTDDAERWKEKYLKTIEQHDKIERRWDARLDLLRRGLVRSTLAAEGSDKAVDLCMKEMREVIRSDNMDAGLAGLIPRLEKAVLDSEHRRETRMNQVREALTSLVEQLQSLPLPAEHTRALKKLGKKIDGGVGQSRDLPPLLGELSGLQERALAALKKAPDDARPGLLQRLFGARESAEALAESTAPVQPQPAPEPATEAEAAPVAPSASPSVAPLPPAQPEPTPAPVAAAVVEAASESSTQTPQQPPQAPAPAVDAPTPALQAADEAAVPAAHSAEATAADEQRILEPAAPAAAPLPALADTCAAEDGPYALPQALEPPYSQVAAHIEQTLLGLLDDLNLPEHYKDQALAMRERVARGLNWYELIPILDDLAVFMLAITDSGQHEFEAYLQQLNERLEAFHGHLQDASAGHADNSVAAQQLDSQLREQVGGLQSSVKGASDLASLKQVLDSRFEGLLGTLDAHQHARDQREQELAARLHGLAARVAGMEQEALGYREHLEEQRQKALLDPLTGLPNRAAWAERIEQEVQAWHNQGGQLSMAIIDLDHFKRINDGYGHLAGDKVLKIVANVLSKRLRARDFIARFGGEEFVLLMPQTPLCAAAQFAESLRAAVEACPFHFKGEPVTITLCIGVSTFNPAERSDTVLKRADQALYRAKAQGRNRVEQG; encoded by the coding sequence ATGACAGACGACGCCGAGCGCTGGAAAGAGAAATACCTCAAGACCATCGAGCAGCACGACAAGATCGAGCGTCGTTGGGACGCGCGCCTCGACCTGCTGCGCCGGGGGCTGGTGCGCAGCACACTGGCGGCCGAAGGCAGCGACAAGGCCGTCGACCTGTGCATGAAGGAAATGCGCGAGGTGATCCGCAGCGATAACATGGACGCCGGCCTGGCCGGACTGATTCCGCGGCTGGAAAAAGCCGTGCTCGATTCCGAACACCGTCGCGAAACCCGCATGAACCAAGTGCGCGAAGCGCTGACCTCGCTGGTCGAGCAACTGCAAAGCCTGCCGCTGCCCGCAGAGCACACCCGGGCGCTGAAGAAGCTCGGCAAGAAAATCGACGGGGGCGTCGGCCAGTCCCGCGACTTGCCGCCGCTGTTGGGTGAGCTCAGCGGTTTGCAGGAACGCGCCCTGGCTGCGCTGAAGAAGGCGCCGGACGACGCCCGCCCAGGCCTGCTACAACGCTTGTTCGGGGCGCGGGAAAGCGCTGAAGCGCTGGCCGAATCCACCGCGCCGGTACAGCCCCAACCGGCGCCGGAGCCGGCGACCGAGGCCGAAGCCGCGCCGGTTGCGCCTTCTGCATCACCCTCGGTCGCGCCGCTGCCCCCTGCCCAGCCGGAGCCGACGCCAGCGCCGGTTGCAGCCGCCGTGGTCGAAGCCGCGAGCGAATCATCGACCCAGACCCCGCAACAGCCCCCGCAGGCCCCGGCACCGGCAGTCGACGCTCCGACGCCTGCCCTGCAAGCCGCTGACGAAGCCGCTGTGCCTGCCGCGCACTCTGCCGAAGCCACCGCGGCTGACGAGCAGCGCATCCTCGAGCCTGCTGCGCCCGCCGCCGCGCCGTTGCCCGCCCTGGCCGACACCTGCGCCGCCGAAGACGGACCTTACGCCCTGCCCCAAGCGCTCGAGCCGCCCTACAGCCAGGTGGCCGCGCATATCGAGCAGACCCTGCTCGGCCTGCTCGATGACCTTAATTTGCCCGAGCACTACAAGGATCAGGCACTGGCCATGCGCGAGCGGGTCGCCCGTGGCCTGAACTGGTACGAGCTGATTCCGATTCTCGATGACCTGGCCGTGTTCATGCTGGCGATCACCGACAGCGGCCAGCACGAGTTCGAGGCCTACCTGCAGCAGCTCAATGAACGCCTCGAAGCGTTCCATGGCCACTTGCAGGACGCCAGCGCCGGTCACGCCGACAATAGCGTCGCGGCCCAGCAGCTCGACAGCCAGCTGCGCGAGCAGGTCGGTGGCCTGCAGAGCAGCGTCAAGGGCGCCTCCGACCTGGCCAGCCTGAAGCAGGTGCTCGACAGCCGCTTCGAAGGCCTGCTCGGCACCCTGGATGCCCACCAGCACGCCCGCGACCAACGCGAGCAGGAACTGGCCGCACGTCTGCACGGCCTGGCCGCGCGTGTGGCGGGCATGGAGCAAGAGGCACTCGGCTACCGCGAGCACCTCGAAGAACAACGCCAGAAAGCCCTGCTCGATCCCCTCACCGGGCTGCCCAATCGCGCGGCCTGGGCCGAACGCATCGAGCAGGAAGTGCAGGCCTGGCACAACCAGGGTGGTCAGTTGTCGATGGCGATCATCGACCTCGATCACTTCAAGCGCATCAACGATGGCTACGGCCACCTGGCGGGCGACAAAGTGCTGAAGATCGTCGCCAACGTGCTGAGCAAACGGCTGCGCGCGCGTGATTTCATCGCCCGTTTCGGCGGCGAGGAGTTCGTCCTGCTGATGCCGCAGACACCGCTGTGCGCCGCTGCGCAGTTCGCCGAAAGCCTGCGCGCTGCCGTCGAGGCCTGCCCGTTCCACTTCAAGGGCGAGCCGGTGACCATCACGCTGTGCATCGGTGTCAGCACCTTCAACCCCGCCGAGCGCAGCGACACCGTGCTCAAGCGCGCGGATCAGGCGCTGTACCGGGCCAAGGCGCAAGGACGCAATCGCGTCGAACAGGGCTGA